A DNA window from Bradyrhizobium barranii subsp. barranii contains the following coding sequences:
- the adh gene encoding aldehyde dehydrogenase — MNKVEFLGVTQVPFAERYDNFIGGKFVAPISGKYFDNASPVNGQIVCKIARSNAQDVEAALDAAHAAKGAWGRTSVAERAAILNRIADRMEENLERLAVAETWDNGKPIRETRAADLPLAIDHFRYFAGVVRAQEGSIGEIDHDTIAYHFHEPLGVVGQIIPWNFPLLMACWKLAPALAAGNCVVLKPAEQTPASIMVWAEIIGDLLPPGVLNIVNGFGLEAGKPLASSPRIAKIAFTGETSTGRLIMQYASQNLIPVTLELGGKSPNIFFNDVTAEDDDFFDKAIEDFVMFALNQGEVCTCPSRALVHADIYDRFMERALKRVAAIKQGDPRAADTMIGAQASSEQLAKILSYIDIGKQEGAKVLAGGGRAELGGDLSGGFYVQPTVFEGHNKMRIFQEEIFGPVVSVTTFKTDDEALAIANDTLYGLGAGVWSRDANRCYRFGRAIQAGRVWTNCYHAYPAHAAFGGYKQSGVGRETHKMMLDHYQQTKNLLVSYSPKKLGFF; from the coding sequence ATGAACAAGGTGGAATTCCTCGGCGTCACCCAGGTTCCGTTCGCCGAACGCTATGACAATTTCATCGGCGGCAAATTCGTCGCGCCAATCTCCGGCAAGTACTTTGACAACGCCTCGCCGGTGAACGGCCAGATCGTCTGCAAGATCGCGCGTTCCAATGCGCAGGACGTCGAGGCCGCCCTCGATGCGGCGCACGCCGCCAAGGGCGCCTGGGGACGCACCAGCGTCGCCGAGCGCGCCGCGATCCTGAACCGGATCGCCGACCGGATGGAAGAGAATCTGGAGCGCCTTGCGGTTGCCGAGACCTGGGACAATGGTAAGCCGATCCGCGAGACCCGCGCCGCCGACCTGCCACTCGCGATCGATCATTTCCGCTATTTCGCCGGCGTGGTGCGTGCGCAGGAAGGCTCGATCGGCGAGATCGACCACGACACCATCGCCTATCATTTCCACGAGCCGCTCGGCGTGGTCGGCCAGATCATCCCCTGGAACTTCCCGCTGCTGATGGCCTGCTGGAAGCTCGCGCCGGCGCTCGCCGCCGGCAATTGCGTGGTGCTCAAGCCCGCCGAGCAGACGCCGGCCTCGATCATGGTCTGGGCCGAGATCATCGGCGATCTCCTGCCGCCCGGTGTCCTCAACATCGTCAACGGCTTTGGCCTCGAGGCCGGCAAGCCGCTCGCCTCCAGCCCGCGGATCGCGAAAATCGCCTTCACCGGCGAGACCTCCACGGGCCGGCTGATCATGCAATATGCCAGCCAGAACCTGATCCCGGTCACGCTGGAGCTCGGCGGCAAGTCGCCGAACATCTTCTTCAACGACGTCACCGCCGAGGACGACGATTTCTTCGACAAGGCGATCGAAGACTTTGTGATGTTCGCGCTGAACCAGGGCGAGGTCTGCACCTGTCCGAGCCGGGCGCTGGTCCACGCCGATATCTATGACCGCTTCATGGAGCGGGCGCTGAAGCGCGTCGCCGCGATCAAGCAGGGCGACCCGCGTGCGGCCGACACCATGATCGGCGCGCAGGCATCTAGCGAGCAGCTCGCCAAGATCCTCTCCTATATCGACATCGGCAAGCAGGAGGGCGCCAAGGTGCTGGCCGGCGGCGGTCGTGCCGAGCTCGGCGGCGATCTTTCCGGCGGCTTCTACGTCCAGCCGACGGTGTTCGAGGGCCACAACAAGATGCGAATCTTCCAGGAGGAGATCTTTGGTCCCGTCGTCTCGGTCACGACCTTCAAGACCGATGACGAAGCGCTCGCGATCGCCAACGACACGCTCTACGGCTTGGGAGCCGGCGTCTGGAGTCGCGATGCCAACCGCTGCTACCGCTTCGGCCGGGCTATCCAGGCCGGCCGGGTCTGGACCAACTGCTACCATGCGTATCCTGCGCATGCCGCGTTCGGCGGCTACAAGCAGTCGGGCGTCGGTCGCGAGACCCACAAGATGATGCTCGATCACTACCAGCAGACCAAGAATCTCCTGGTCAGCTACAGCCCGAAGAAGCTTGGCTTCTTCTGA
- a CDS encoding helix-turn-helix domain-containing protein codes for MNGPMSRHHAARVEAAIASGQAARSALLASWRRSSRLHHLDPAGRSAPMRLSDVELRQARERVAPLLAAAQGAMDRLYQAVGASGCCVLLADGAGVPVDRRGTAVDDATFQSWGLWTGALWSEEHEGTNGIGTCVVEQRPLTIDRDQHFFTRNTLLSCTAVPIYDHEAAFAGVLDVSSCRADRTDAFSNLIALAAGEAARRIEADLFRRAFAHARIVLTQGADGQAGGLVAVDADDLVIGATRSARVGLGIAPGRPLQPVPAADLLGGEPAHDHLAGGQRAVLQRALLRAGGNVSAAAKALGVSRATLHRKLKRFELKH; via the coding sequence ATGAATGGGCCAATGTCCCGGCATCACGCGGCCCGCGTCGAGGCCGCCATTGCGTCAGGCCAGGCCGCGCGCTCCGCGCTGCTGGCCTCGTGGCGCCGTTCGTCCCGATTGCATCATCTCGATCCCGCCGGCCGCAGCGCGCCGATGCGGCTGAGCGATGTCGAGTTGCGGCAGGCGCGCGAGCGCGTCGCGCCGCTGCTCGCCGCCGCGCAAGGCGCGATGGACCGGCTCTATCAGGCGGTCGGCGCGAGCGGCTGCTGCGTGCTGCTCGCCGACGGTGCGGGCGTGCCGGTCGACCGCCGTGGCACAGCAGTGGACGATGCGACGTTCCAATCCTGGGGCCTGTGGACCGGCGCGCTCTGGAGCGAGGAGCATGAAGGTACCAACGGTATCGGCACCTGCGTCGTCGAGCAGCGCCCGCTGACGATTGACCGCGACCAGCATTTCTTCACCCGCAACACGCTTCTGAGCTGCACCGCCGTTCCGATCTACGATCACGAGGCGGCGTTTGCGGGCGTGCTCGATGTCTCCTCCTGCCGCGCCGACCGGACCGATGCGTTTTCCAATCTGATCGCGCTCGCGGCAGGTGAGGCGGCGAGGCGCATCGAGGCCGATCTGTTTCGCCGCGCCTTCGCCCATGCCCGCATTGTGCTGACGCAAGGCGCGGACGGCCAGGCCGGCGGCCTCGTCGCGGTCGATGCAGATGATCTCGTGATCGGCGCGACCCGGTCCGCGCGGGTGGGACTCGGGATTGCGCCCGGCCGTCCCTTGCAGCCGGTGCCCGCGGCTGACCTCCTCGGCGGCGAACCCGCGCATGACCATCTTGCCGGCGGCCAGCGCGCGGTGTTGCAGCGGGCGCTGCTGCGCGCGGGCGGCAATGTTTCGGCCGCCGCCAAGGCCCTCGGCGTCAGCCGCGCCACGCTGCACAGGAAGCTCAAGCGGTTCGAACTGAAGCACTGA
- a CDS encoding FtsB family cell division protein — protein MVSRARLKSILTGLALYAMAAAIVGYFGVNAYTGKYGLNARQELDQEIIALTSELAQLKRERAKSEQRVSLLRTSRIDPDMLDERARYQLDYVNPHDLVRMIPAK, from the coding sequence ATGGTCTCCCGCGCGCGCCTGAAATCGATCCTGACCGGCCTTGCCCTCTATGCGATGGCGGCCGCTATCGTCGGCTATTTCGGCGTCAACGCCTACACCGGCAAATACGGTCTCAACGCCCGTCAGGAACTCGACCAGGAGATCATCGCGCTGACGAGCGAGCTCGCCCAGCTCAAGCGCGAGCGCGCGAAGAGCGAGCAGCGCGTGTCGCTGCTGCGGACATCGCGGATCGATCCTGACATGCTGGACGAGCGGGCGCGCTATCAGCTCGACTATGTCAATCCGCACGATCTCGTTCGGATGATCCCGGCGAAGTAG
- a CDS encoding NADPH-dependent FMN reductase, whose translation MAYNIVVIAGSLRKDSFSLKVANALAKLAPASLKLEVITLAGISFFNQDLEGAPPADWLSFREKLQKSDGVIFVTPEYNRAIPGVLKNAIDVASRPYGKSSFNGKPVGIISNSPGPLGGVSAAKTLQNILPGITGPILQQPETYLNAVGDAFDAEGNLTKESLKPVLQAYIDAFAAHVAKHHG comes from the coding sequence ATGGCCTACAACATCGTCGTGATCGCCGGCAGCCTGCGCAAGGACAGCTTCTCGCTGAAGGTCGCCAACGCGCTCGCAAAGCTCGCGCCGGCCTCGCTCAAGCTCGAGGTCATCACGCTGGCAGGCATCTCGTTCTTCAACCAGGACCTCGAGGGCGCGCCGCCCGCGGACTGGCTGTCCTTCCGCGAGAAGCTGCAGAAGTCGGACGGCGTGATCTTCGTCACCCCCGAATACAACCGCGCCATCCCGGGCGTGCTCAAGAACGCCATCGACGTCGCTTCGCGCCCCTATGGCAAGAGCTCGTTCAACGGCAAGCCGGTCGGCATCATCTCGAACTCGCCGGGCCCGCTCGGCGGCGTCAGCGCCGCCAAGACGCTGCAGAACATCCTGCCGGGCATTACCGGCCCGATCCTGCAGCAGCCCGAGACCTATCTGAACGCGGTCGGCGATGCCTTCGATGCGGAGGGGAACCTGACCAAGGAATCTCTGAAGCCCGTACTCCAGGCCTATATCGACGCGTTTGCCGCGCACGTGGCCAAGCACCACGGCTGA
- a CDS encoding MBL fold metallo-hydrolase, with amino-acid sequence MTDLNRRDLLAGAAAMGAAAVTGLGPTTASASVPQSGAQAPGFYRYKVGSYECTSINDGARTFPMPDKFVVNLPKEEALAAGEAAYMPKGMVTVPFNPQLINTGSKLVLIDTGNGVANLEPSKGAVGRTLQNLAAAGVDPKHIDVVLLSHLHPDHTNGIRLADGALAFPNAEIMVPAKDWEFWASDENAAKAPNDMTKNYFANVKKTFAGLESKVTKYEWGKEVAPGITSIATPGHTPGHTSFAVASGDKKVLIQSDVTNIPEFFLRNPDWHVAFDNDGAMAQATRHKFYDMAAAEKATVIGFHFTFPSVGHVEKDGAKYRLVPSAWNPTI; translated from the coding sequence ATGACTGATCTGAATCGCCGCGACCTGCTCGCGGGCGCTGCCGCTATGGGCGCGGCGGCCGTAACCGGACTTGGACCGACCACCGCCAGTGCCTCGGTGCCGCAAAGCGGGGCACAGGCGCCCGGCTTCTATCGCTACAAGGTCGGCAGCTACGAGTGCACCTCGATCAACGACGGCGCGCGCACCTTCCCGATGCCCGACAAGTTCGTGGTCAACCTGCCGAAGGAGGAAGCGCTGGCCGCGGGCGAGGCGGCGTACATGCCGAAGGGCATGGTCACGGTGCCGTTCAATCCGCAGCTCATCAACACCGGCTCGAAGCTGGTCCTGATCGACACCGGCAACGGTGTTGCCAATCTCGAGCCGAGCAAGGGCGCGGTCGGCCGTACGCTGCAGAACCTCGCCGCTGCCGGCGTCGACCCGAAGCACATCGACGTCGTGCTGCTGTCGCATCTCCATCCTGATCACACCAACGGTATTCGTCTCGCCGACGGCGCGCTGGCGTTCCCGAATGCGGAGATCATGGTGCCGGCGAAGGATTGGGAGTTCTGGGCGAGCGACGAGAACGCGGCCAAGGCTCCGAACGACATGACGAAGAACTACTTCGCCAACGTGAAGAAGACCTTTGCCGGCCTCGAATCCAAGGTCACGAAATACGAGTGGGGCAAGGAGGTCGCCCCGGGCATCACCTCGATCGCGACGCCCGGCCACACGCCGGGTCATACCTCGTTCGCGGTGGCCTCTGGCGACAAGAAGGTGCTGATCCAATCTGACGTCACCAACATTCCGGAGTTCTTCCTGCGCAATCCGGATTGGCACGTGGCGTTCGACAACGACGGCGCGATGGCGCAGGCGACGCGCCACAAATTCTACGACATGGCGGCAGCCGAGAAGGCGACCGTGATCGGCTTCCACTTCACCTTCCCCTCGGTGGGCCATGTCGAGAAGGACGGCGCGAAATACCGCCTGGTCCCGTCGGCGTGGAATCCGACGATCTGA
- a CDS encoding zinc-binding dehydrogenase gives MSDGKTGLQLRSLIKKSGELEISLVDVPTPEPAADEVVVRVEAAPINPSDLGLLVGAADMSTAKASGSKDAPVITAKVPEGAMRAMAGRLDEAMPVGNEGAGVVIKTGSSDAAKALMGKTVAMIGGAMYAQYRTLKVRECLPLPAGTTPAEGASCFVNPLTALGMTETMRREGHKALVHTAAASNLGQMLNKICIKDGIPLVNIVRSKEQADILHKIGAKYVVDSTAPSFLGDLTNALVETGATIAFDAIGGGKLAGDILNCMEAAINKTAKEYSRYGSNVHKQVYVYGALDIRPIELPRGFGMAWGVGGWLLFPFLMKIGQADGARLRQRVVDELKTTFASHYTKVVSLQEALDPANIGVYAKRATGEKFLINPNKSS, from the coding sequence ATGAGCGACGGCAAGACCGGACTGCAACTGCGTTCGCTGATCAAGAAGAGCGGTGAACTGGAAATCTCGCTCGTCGACGTGCCGACTCCCGAGCCCGCCGCGGACGAGGTCGTCGTCCGCGTCGAGGCGGCGCCGATCAACCCGTCCGACCTCGGCCTTCTCGTCGGCGCGGCCGATATGAGCACGGCGAAGGCGTCCGGCAGCAAGGACGCTCCCGTCATCACCGCGAAGGTGCCGGAGGGTGCGATGCGGGCGATGGCCGGCCGGCTCGACGAAGCCATGCCGGTTGGTAACGAAGGCGCGGGCGTCGTCATCAAGACCGGCTCGTCCGATGCCGCGAAAGCATTGATGGGCAAGACCGTCGCGATGATCGGCGGAGCGATGTACGCGCAGTACCGCACGCTGAAAGTGCGCGAGTGCCTGCCGCTGCCGGCGGGCACCACGCCGGCCGAAGGCGCCTCCTGCTTCGTCAATCCGCTCACGGCGCTCGGCATGACCGAGACCATGCGGCGCGAGGGGCACAAGGCGCTGGTGCACACTGCGGCCGCCTCCAATCTCGGCCAGATGCTGAACAAGATCTGCATCAAGGACGGCATTCCGCTGGTCAACATCGTGCGCAGCAAGGAGCAGGCCGACATCCTGCACAAGATCGGCGCCAAATACGTCGTCGATTCCACCGCACCGAGCTTCCTCGGCGATCTCACCAATGCGCTGGTCGAGACCGGCGCCACCATCGCCTTCGATGCCATCGGCGGCGGCAAGCTGGCCGGCGACATCCTCAACTGCATGGAAGCCGCGATCAACAAGACCGCCAAGGAATACAGCCGCTACGGCTCCAACGTGCACAAGCAGGTCTACGTCTACGGCGCGCTCGATATCCGCCCGATCGAGCTGCCGCGCGGCTTCGGCATGGCCTGGGGCGTCGGCGGCTGGCTGCTGTTTCCGTTCCTGATGAAGATCGGGCAGGCCGACGGAGCCAGGCTGCGCCAGCGCGTCGTCGACGAATTGAAGACGACCTTCGCCAGCCACTACACCAAAGTGGTGTCGCTTCAGGAGGCGCTCGATCCCGCCAACATCGGGGTCTACGCCAAACGGGCCACCGGCGAAAAATTCCTCATCAACCCAAATAAATCTTCGTGA